ATTGTAGGCCGCGTTGCCCGCGTAACGTCCCGTGAAAACCGTGCCGTCCGCGAACTGCAGCGCCACGCCGGCGAATTGCCCCGCCGCATCGGTCGGGTAGGGCGCGTAACTGCGCCGCGCCGCGTCCAGCGCCGACGCCACCACCGCGTCTCGCGTTGCGCGTCCCGCCAGCGCGAGCGTCGGAGCCGAGAGCGTCGGGTCCATCAAGCCGCCCTTGATGCCGAGATCGGTCGGGCCGAATGAGCGCGGCAGCAATTTCGCGAGCGGTGTGGCGTCGAAACCGCGCCGCGTGTCCGCCGGCAGCAACACCGCCAGCTTCACCGCCGTGCTGAGTTCGTTGAGAAACTGGCGACAGTAGCCGCACGGCGCCGCCGTCACCGCGAGCAGCGACAGCCCGCGCTCACCGTGCAGCCACGCGTTGTTCGTCGCGCACTGCTCGGCGTGGACCGTGAAACTCAGTGCCACTCCCTCGAATTCGTAGTTCGCGCCGAGATACAACGTCGGACTCGCCCCGCGCTCCGCCGGCAAACCCGCCGCCACCGCGCCGACGCGGAAATGCGAGACCGGCACCACCGCGTAGTGTTGCGCCAGCGGGAGCAGCCGCATCATCGCCGCGCTCAGATCGCCGCCCACGCTCGCGCACAAGCGATCCACCAGCGCCGGCGCGACCACGCCGCGCGTCTCCCACAGCGCATCGAGTTCGGCGCGCAGCGCCGCGGGAAAACTCGCAATCGCCTTCTGCCACGAGGCGGGACGGGAAACGCGTTGGCTCATGGCCACAGTCAACTCCCGCGCGCAGCGGCGGTCAACGCCCGTGGCGCCGACGGCGAGCGCCGCCCCCACGATTTCCTTGCCCGAATTTCGGCCGCGGACTTGCGCGGGCGGTCGCTACGCTTAAAGCATGATCCAACTCGAACATCCCGTGCCGACCAACTCCGCCACGCACGCCTTGCCGAACTTCCGCACCATGTATCGCGCGGTCCGTCGGCGCGACCCGGCCTACGAGGGCGTGTTCTTCACCGGCGTGAAAACCACGGGCATTTTCTGTCGCCCGACGTGCCGCGCAAAATTTCCCAAGGAGCAAAACGTCGAATTTTTTCCGTCCGTGAACGAAGCGCTTCACGGCGGCTACCGTCCCTGCCGCCTCTGCAAGCCCATGGACGCCACGCGCCCGGTGCCCGCGCTCGTCGAGCGCCTGCGCCGCGCCGTCGAGTCCGCGAAAGACGGCCGCGTGACCGACAAGGATCTCGTCGCGCTCAAAATCGAACCCTCAACCGCACGCCGGCAGTTCAAGGCCTACTACGGCATGACCTTCCACGCCTACCAGCGCGCCCGCCGCATGGGCCTCGCGCTGCACGGCCTGAAATCCGGTCAACCCGTCGTCGAGGCGCAGCTCGCCACGGGCTACGAATCCACCAGCGGCTTCCGTGACGCCTTCGCGCGGCTCTTCGGTCAGCCACCGCGCGACGCTGCGACGAAGCACTGCCTGCTTGGCCGTCGCATCGAGACGCCGCTCGGCACGATGGTCGCGCTCGCGGACGACGCTGGCCTGCGCCTGCTCGAGTTTGTCGATCGCCGCGGCCTCGAGCGCGAGATCGAGCACCTCCGCCGCCGGTTGAAATGCGTCATCGTCCCCGGCGACCATCCGACGCTCGATGCCACCGCCGCGCAGATCGCGCAGTATTTCGCCGGCGAGTCGCTGACGTTCGATCTGCCGCTTGCGCCGGTTGGCTCGGAGTTTCAGCAAAAAGTCTGGGCCGAGCTCCGCCGCATTCCGCCCGGCCGCACGCGCAGCTATCTGGAGATGGCGCAACGCGTGGGCGTGCCGAAAGCCGCCCGCGCCATCGGCCGCGCCAACGGCTCGAACAACATGGCGCTCGTCATCCCATGCCACCGCGTGATCAACGCCGATGGCTCGCTCTGCGGCTACGCCGGCGGTCTGTGGCGCAAGCAGCGCCTGCTTGAGCACGAGCGCAGGCACGGCGGCTGAATCGCGCCGGGCCTGGTGGGCGTAACAGTCCTGTTACGGTCCGTTACTTTTCGTGCGGGACATCTACGCAACAGTGCGCATGCCGCCGCGCGCTCCGGTTGCGCGCGGTGGGAAACCCCTCCGTGATGACAACTTCTTGCGCCCCTTCCGCGCGCTCGCGCTCGCTCGGCCTGACTCTGGCCTTCGTGTCGTGGCTCGGCCTCTACGCGCCGCGCGCCCGCGCCGAAAACTCGCTCACCTACAAATACGAGGACTATAGCGAGGCGAACGATCGCATGGCCGTCACAACGCAGAGCGCGCTGCTTGAGCAGGATCTCGGGCGCGACATACGGCTTAAAGTCCAGGGCGTCACCGACGCTATCGTCGGCGCCACACCGAACGGCCAGCCTGCGCCCGCCGGCAGCGATCAGGTCGTGCTCACGCACATGAACGAGAGACGCCACGAGTGGTCGCTCGATCTCTCGCGCCAGATAGCCCGCTGGAACCTCGCCGGCAGCTACGCCAACAGCCGCGAGAGCGACTACCGCTCGCAGGGCTGGTCGCTGAACGTGCGCGGCGACTTCAACGAGAAGAACACCACGCTCCTCCTCGGGCTCGGCGGCACGAGTGACGACGTGAAAGTCTTCTTTCAGACACCGTGGGCGCGCAAACGCTCGCTGGATTTCGCCGCCGGCGTGACGCAGCTCCTCGACGCGAATACCTCGGTCGCGTTCAACCTCTCGTTCAGTCGCGCGAGCGGCTACCTGGCCGAT
This portion of the Opitutia bacterium genome encodes:
- a CDS encoding bifunctional transcriptional activator/DNA repair protein Ada; the encoded protein is MYRAVRRRDPAYEGVFFTGVKTTGIFCRPTCRAKFPKEQNVEFFPSVNEALHGGYRPCRLCKPMDATRPVPALVERLRRAVESAKDGRVTDKDLVALKIEPSTARRQFKAYYGMTFHAYQRARRMGLALHGLKSGQPVVEAQLATGYESTSGFRDAFARLFGQPPRDAATKHCLLGRRIETPLGTMVALADDAGLRLLEFVDRRGLEREIEHLRRRLKCVIVPGDHPTLDATAAQIAQYFAGESLTFDLPLAPVGSEFQQKVWAELRRIPPGRTRSYLEMAQRVGVPKAARAIGRANGSNNMALVIPCHRVINADGSLCGYAGGLWRKQRLLEHERRHGG
- the cdd gene encoding cytidine deaminase, with translation MSQRVSRPASWQKAIASFPAALRAELDALWETRGVVAPALVDRLCASVGGDLSAAMMRLLPLAQHYAVVPVSHFRVGAVAAGLPAERGASPTLYLGANYEFEGVALSFTVHAEQCATNNAWLHGERGLSLLAVTAAPCGYCRQFLNELSTAVKLAVLLPADTRRGFDATPLAKLLPRSFGPTDLGIKGGLMDPTLSAPTLALAGRATRDAVVASALDAARRSYAPYPTDAAGQFAGVALQFADGTVFTGRYAGNAAYNPSFSPLESALAFAHANSPLGAARRVKRCVLVEVPTLASQRSATEAVLAVAAPRVRLEYFAARVK
- a CDS encoding DUF3570 domain-containing protein, giving the protein MTTSCAPSARSRSLGLTLAFVSWLGLYAPRARAENSLTYKYEDYSEANDRMAVTTQSALLEQDLGRDIRLKVQGVTDAIVGATPNGQPAPAGSDQVVLTHMNERRHEWSLDLSRQIARWNLAGSYANSRESDYRSQGWSLNVRGDFNEKNTTLLLGLGGTSDDVKVFFQTPWARKRSLDFAAGVTQLLDANTSVAFNLSFSRASGYLADQYKLVQKSIEVGPGIFLPFTFGENRPDERTKWIALASVNRALPAADAAIEAGYRFYHDTFGTDSHTIEFSWLQKLGAHLVLIPHVRLYTQTAADFYFYRLDATSITPTSGAPRPGGPFYSSDYRLSDLRTTTLALKAVVTLTSRWQFDAEFARYDMRGRDSVTPASAYPRANVVTLGAKFSW